From Marmota flaviventris isolate mMarFla1 chromosome X, mMarFla1.hap1, whole genome shotgun sequence, the proteins below share one genomic window:
- the LOC139703181 gene encoding PWWP domain-containing DNA repair factor 4-like produces the protein MDTQYVLCSWKGRLWPAKVLSRSWTLPKYKRRRVLSLQVQILSEDQKLRVKGKDARALNKLEIEALATSARAWSRATVPSGEKRRYRRALRVALEILTEKAHLDQGRKPEEPGTPKVPAEVLQKPASWRPRRKYQGRKGHLWTKKRGQRGSLCGHSEKENDLHGENSQVHTAIRLSPAEKQAEASQGAHQRPDFLPPCGGDRQEEGAEEAGPFARSPTVGEDACAKDEQPAWSPAARLFAAVPKAQHQEAGDTCPETPATSQESTAFAEHAEGPGEGALEGMAASSTCSTPSLHRSLGFAHRKRKLEAPDPKKGLPGRPRPVRSQTMRDARASTIRAGDRPARGAAAGPWAREPCPIKRGTMVWFKFQDHPFWPAVVKSVCKTQKTARVLLIEANLRGERSGIRVPLHRLKHLDCEEKEKLLKRASKAYRQSVNWCLSLISHYRERVGRGSFVGSFLDYYAADASYPMRKAIQDGDLNVNFPKVNYADLEDSEEETSVGVGGKRPCKKLLPDRMRAAWDRANQKLVDFIVKKKGVDHHLLDIVKGRKQSRWLTSFLSENRYVFCIETYLEDEDQLDVVVKHLQEIYEQTDKALLALIRDDKVRFLVEVLLPEAIICSIAALDGLDYKGAEEKYLRGPPVHPREKELFDKDILKQMRKRSRRGRKVVRSLPQPCTSAGASSSPQPIRPPICVKGGASPPP, from the coding sequence ATGGACACCCAGTATGTCCTATGCAGTTGGAAAGGCCGCTTGTGGCCAGCCAAGGTTTTGTCCAGATCTTGGACTTTGCCGAAATATAAGAGGAGAAGGGTGCTTTCTCTCCAAGTCCAGATCCTCTCTGAAGACCAAAAATTGAGAGTGAAGGGCAAAGACGCAAGGGCCCTGAACAAGTTGGAAATCGAAGCCCTGGCCACCTCAGCCCGGGCATGGTCCAGGGCCACTGTGCCATCGGGAGAGAAAAGAAGGTACAGAAGAGCCCTTAGAGTGGCGCTGGAGATTCTGACTGAGAAAGCCCACTTGGATCAAGGAAGAAAACCCGAGGAGCCAGGGACCCCTAAGGTGCCTGCAGAGGTACTCCAAAAGCCAGCCAGCTGGCGACCTCGCAGAAAGTATCAGGGGCGCAAAGGGCACTTGTGGACTAAGAAAAGGGGACAACGGGGATCCCTGTGCGGGCATTCAGAGAAGGAGAACGACCTGCATGGCGAGAACTCCCAGGTGCACACAGCCATCCGCCTGTCTCCAGCTGAAAAGCAAGCAGAGGCATCACAAGGCGCCCACCAGCGTCCAGATTTCCTGCCTCCTTGTGGAGGTGACCGCCAGGAGGAGGGGGCAGAAGAAGCAGGCCCCTTTGCACGTTCCCCCACCGTGGGGGAGGATGCCTGTGCTAAAGACGAACAGCCAGCTTGGTCGCCTGCAGCAAGACTCTTTGCAGCTGTGCCCAAAGCTCAGCACCAAGAGGCGGGGGACACCTGCCCAGAGACCCCGGCTACTTCCCAGGAGAGCACTGCCTTCGCAGAGCATGCAGAGGGCCCAGGCGAGGGTGCCTTGGAAGGGATGGCAGCATCCTCCACCTGCTCCACCCCGAGCCTGCATCGCTCCCTCGGTTTCGCCCACAGGAAAAGGAAGCTCGAGGCGCCAGACCCCAAGAAAGGACTGCCGGGGCGCCCACGCCCTGTGCGCTCCCAGACGATGAGGGACGCCAGGGCCAGCACCATAAGGGCTGGCGATCGACCAGCACGAGGAGCCGCAGCAGGGCCTTGGGCACGCGAGCCCTGCCCTATCAAAAGAGGGACGATGGTCTGGTTCAAGTTTCAGGATCATCCGTTTTGGCCGGCAGTGGTCAAGAGCGTGTGCAAAACCCAGAAGACGGCCCGGGTGCTGTTGATCGAGGCGAACCTGCGCGGGGAACGCAGTGGCATTCGGGTCCCTCTGCACAGGCTGAAGCACCTGGATTGTGAGGAGAAGGAGAAACTCCTGAAGAGAGCCAGCAAGGCATACCGGCAGAGTGTGAACTGGTGCTTGTCGCTCATTTCCCACTACCGAGAGCGGGTCGGTCGGGGCTCTTTCGTGGGCTCCTTCCTGGACTACTATGCGGCCGACGCCAGCTACCCCATGCGCAAAGCCATCCAAGACGGGGACCTGAACGTCAATTTTCCAAAGGTGAATTATGCCGACCTGGAAGATTCCGAGGAGGAGACCTCGGTGGGCGTGGGCGGCAAGAGGCCCTGCAAGAAGCTGCTCCCCGACCGCATGAGGGCCGCTTGGGACCGAGCCAACCAGAAGCTGGTGGACTTCATCGTGAAGAAGAAGGGGGTCGACCACCATCTGCTGGACATCGTGAAGGGCAGGAAGCAGTCCCGGTGGCTGACGTCCTTTCTGAGTGAAAACCGGTACGTGTTCTGCATCGAGACGTACCTGGAGGACGAGGATCAGCTGGACGTCGTCGTCAAGCATCTGCAAGAGATCTACGAGCAAACGGACAAGGCCTTGCTCGCTCTCATCAGAGACGACAAAGTGAGATTTCTTGTGGAAGTCCTGCTGCCAGAAGCGATCATTTGTTCAATCGCTGCGCTGGATGGACTCGACTACAAGGGAGCAGAAGAGAAGTACCTGCGAGGGCCACCCGTGCATCCACGGGAGAAGGAACTGTTTGACAAAGACATCTTGAAGCAGATGAGGAAGAGATCCAGGAGAGGCAGAAAGGTGGTCAGGTCTCTTCCCCAGCCCTGTACCTCCGCAGgggcctcctcctctccccaaccCATCAGGCCGCCCATCTGTGTGAAAGGAGGCGCCTCACCCCCTCCCTAG